The proteins below come from a single Candidatus Methanoperedens sp. genomic window:
- a CDS encoding PRC-barrel domain-containing protein produces MQAEVSTLFGLNIYTDRGVYIGKVDDVMLEVNEKKVHGLAVKKLNPDMFDTSGKGTIIPYRLVTAVADIVLIRHVKDTFKKPEEIPEDYNISDEDEQ; encoded by the coding sequence ATGCAGGCTGAGGTTTCAACATTATTTGGTTTAAACATTTACACCGACAGAGGAGTTTATATCGGAAAAGTAGATGACGTGATGCTCGAAGTGAACGAGAAAAAAGTACATGGTCTTGCGGTTAAAAAATTAAATCCCGACATGTTTGATACATCTGGCAAGGGAACGATAATTCCTTACAGATTGGTCACAGCAGTAGCGGATATTGTTCTTATCAGGCATGTCAAAGACACTTTCAAGAAACCTGAAGAAATCCCGGAGGATTATAATATATCCGATGAGGATGAACAGTAG